catatcaTTGGAATAACTTTATTTGATGTGCTCCCAAGGGAATGATGAATATCGTTAGAGAGTCTGCTGTTTCTGTGGTAAACTCGTGGAGTACTAGAATAGAAGCAGAAGGTGGAGTTGCTGACATCGAAATTGACGAGTACATGAGAAATTTCTCTGGGAATGTTATTTCAAAAGCGTGTTTTGGAAGCAATTACGCCGAGAGTGAAGAAATTTTCTTGAAATTCGTAGCTCTCCAAGAGTTATTGTCCTGGAAAAATATCTTCAGACTTATCCCTGGCATGAGGTGAAATGCAGTTTTTCCTTATATAGCATCACGATTTTTTTTCTGATATtgtcattttcctttttcaatttAAGAACAATTTATGCATGTGACAGCTACCTTCCAACAAAGGCCAACAGAGAAATATGGAGATTAGAAAAGGAAATGAAAGAAATGATACTCCAGGTGGTGAAGGAAAGAAAGGAAACTAGTTTTGAGAAGGACCTGCTGCAAGTAGTTCTTGAAAATGTTAAGGATAGTAAGCTAAGTAAAGAGGCGATTGACAATTTCATCGTTGATAACTGCAAGAATATATACTTGGCAGGGTATGAGACAACTGCAGTTTCTGCTACATGGTGCATGATGCTGCTGGCCTCAAACCAAGATTGGCAAGATCGTGTTCGTGCTGAGGTGACTGAAATTTGCATGGGTGAGATCCCAGATTTTAGTATGCTTGGTAAGATGAAGCAGGTAAGGATGTTAGTTTCAGAAGAAGTTgagaatttgaaaatattatgaaGCATAACTTGCATATTTGTTGTGGCAGCTAGGAATGGTTATTAATGAAGCATTGCGGCTTTATCCTCCTGTGACTGTGGTGTCAAGAGAGGCCTTGAAGGACATGAAATTTGGGAACCTTGACGTTCCAAAGGGGTTTAACCTTTGGATAATGGTTGTTAGTTTGCATACAAATCCAGAGATATGGGGAGATGATGCATACAAATTCAAACCAGAAAGATTTGCGAATGGAACCACAGGGTGTTGCAAGTTGCCACACGTGTACATGCCCTTTGGGGTTGGGCCACGTGTGTGTCTTGGACAGAACTTGGCTATTGTGGAACTTAAGATGATCATAGCTCTCATATTGTCCAAATTCACTTTCTCACTCTCTCCACGCTACGTTCATTCGCCCATTTTCAGGTTGCTCATAGAGCCTGAACATGGAATCAATATCTTGGTCAAAAAACTATGAAGTGCTCCTTCTACTACTAAGATATGTAGCATTCTGGTGAAACTGGTTCTCTAAGCATATATATGTTGATGTTATGATGCATGAAATCTTGTAACGCAAAAATAAGGCTAGTATTTTATTTCTCTAGTTTCCTATTTCAGCTTGTAGAAGATAAGCAATAAAAGCACTTGACAGTTATCATTATGCTTCAAGAACATGAATAAGACTTGAGCTCAatcacataaggcattgacatcACTCTTAACCAAAATCCTTAAGGCGATGTGTTTATGgaccttgatccttatatggtactcaactttctcatttttactcaatgtgtgacttagactcacacttgtattctcaacaatctccccctcaagtgTGGGTTCCTTCACATTGGTACTTCCCTCTCGAGCTAACTACTGagtaccaatttttttttgtaccgCCGTTATTCTTAACAGGACTTTCGATATATGACCTCGTCTAAGCCGGTCACCACATGAACCCAGGCTCTACTACCACTGTTGGGTCTTTCGAGAGAGGATGACCTGAGAGATATAACACTAATGAGCATGAGCCCAACCCAggattgacaccactcttaacccaaaaccttaaggcttTGGGTTGAGACTgatgtcaatgccttatgtggttgggctcaggtttcattggtgttgtatctctccATGAGACCCTCActgtaaacctaacaagtggtatcagagctgatGGTTAAAATCGACTCAGACGAGTGCAATATGATccttgtatcgaaagtcttcctagCAAGGGTTCCAAGTAAATttgtcccgttaagaagaacgACAGTACAAAAAAGGCAGAAaatgagtactcgtggttgggaatgcttccgctggagggggagtgtaccaatgtggttgaagggactcacccttgagggagagattgttaggaatccaagtgtaagtctaagtcccacattgattaGAAACGAGAAAGTaaagcactatataagaataaagacacataaacccattgtctttaagattttgggttgagagtagTGTCAATGTCTTAggactcaggtctcattggtgttgtatctccccagtgaaaccccctctctGAACTTAACAAATGCACTCTGAAATTTCTCCTATAGTGTTCTATTGAACAACCAAAGTTTACAAATGCAAAACTTTCACATACAAATATTAGAGACCATACCCTTCTCCATATAATCCCAAAATGTTCCATCAAACACCAAGATATGAAGACATGTCGGCCAAAGTCGAAGAGCATCCGTCCGAGAGATTCAAAGATTgggataaaataataagatttgaGTCTCATAATAATCTGTTATTTTTCTGCAAAAACACATGCAAAGAAGAGATTAATATTGttagatatatataaataatgagaAGTAAAAGTATGTATAAGAAGTGCTTCAAGAAAAATAGTTGAGAGAATTTTCCTACATTTCATATTGATctattaaaaacttatttaatatataaaatacaatattctATAATATAAAGgcaaaattaaaacttaaaatataataataatatttaatatttaataataataaaaaaataatatattatattttcatcaataaaattaaaatcagatATGTCTGACAAATATATTTTCCGTGGTCTTGTAGGGAGGTTTTCATTTGACGAGGACAGAGCAAGAAAAGAGATAAGATAGCCTCtgtctttcatttttgtttcaccGATGTAGGGGTTCCCATTTGGTGTTGGTTTCAAAAAATTGTATCCTTTGTGTTCGTCTCCGGAGTTTCTATTTGTTGGTGCCATTTTGGGTTGGGTCTGGTAAAGTGTTCGCGTTCTTGGTTGTTTGAATAAGGGCGCGTTGAATCCCTTCCCTTTTTAGTTGCTTAAAACTTTTGTGTTTCTGTTTAACTGTTggagtttattttttattttctgttaattCTGAAATGTAATGGTTAGTTAAGATTTGATGATAATGGCCTGCAACCTAATTCTCGAGTTTATGTGCGAGTGTTTAAAGAGGTTTATTTTGTCgaatatgaaaagaaattattgtCCAGTGCTTTCTTTATGCATAAATGGAGCTCATGTAATATTGTTTAATTAATGCTTTTGAAACTTAAGCATGATTGCATGTAGGCCAAAGCATATAATGTGATGCTGTGATGCGCGTGggagttgtttttttttttttttttttctatattcatataACGTGGTCAATTATAATAACAGTgacttaaattataaaaattatggtCTAAAATTTAGAAAACGTTTTTTAGACATGATCTCGATCAGTATGCATAAGCAATAATTTTCAgtacaacatttataaaattgttagtTTAAAATATTCGTAATAAGCAACAATTTTTGTATTGAGTTTagactatattaatataaatgttaTCTTTGAGGTTAAgtcacatttataaaaatgagatttttttttaaattatacatatagtacttatacaaaaaattcaatatttaaaaaaatgtatgacTTCAAACCACAATATTATACAATTAGATACATTATCAACACTCCAAACAATATTCAAAAGCAAAATATCTATAGTAAATCCATGATAAATgtcatacatatattttaatattagagTTGAAActacattattaaaataactattttaaagttattagtaAAATGAATCTTTCAAAGTTAAACTTAcgaaactaaaatataatataagtaAAATTGTTTCTTTATTACATAACAAATTTCATTATTCTACAAGATTATCTTTATTGTCTTCGTAGTCTTCATTCTCTGCATTATATTTAAGCTGAAAATAACATCAAAATatattctcaatttttttaacatattatttattttaattagttaattaagtAAAAGATTGATGATTCGTgaatatgataattaatttggagaataaatatagtttaggttttatatatgttatttaatgtGTGACAAAACTGGATAATAGTGAAAATTCCACCAGCCCTCAGCAGATTTGGGGGCCATTGCATTACTGTTTGAGATATGAGATAGACACCTATTTCCGACagatataatagaaaaattataatttgatttactttttttattcattatttattttctagttTATgtgaattattgatttttttaaaagataataatatattaatgaatgacttataaataaaaaatgtaagtcatataaaatagaaatcataatattattattcaatataataatatcaacaaAACTGCTTCATCCTCctaattcaaaaacaaaacattgaAAGCCCCAGAAAAAAGTATACTAAACTATAAGAGAGAAACAGTAAGCAACAAACTAATGATTTGGTTCAGTTAGACAACGGAAATAAGAGAGATCAAAACATAGacaaaatactaaattataaaattacgtCATTTACTTGATTTATACATCTGTTCATgctaaaatatgaataattataaaaacaatccattactattttttattaaatgtccTGTTATTGAGATGACAAACtccttgtttttgttgaaaCCTTCCAAACAAAACATAAGAAACTGTATACAAACAGAGTATCATTCATCAAGCAAACCCTTAAACTAACTTGATGTAACTTCCACCGATAGACTCGACGATGTGAACTGacgtaagaaaatattttattaataacttattatttagataaaaattattaattattataatgacaattttatatattaattattaaaataattattattatgaatataaaattataattaactttttaaaatttagttaaaaagaattgattattaaatattatttatcaaaatttttattattaaaaaattaattttaaataaatctttaattaat
This portion of the Vigna unguiculata cultivar IT97K-499-35 chromosome 6, ASM411807v1, whole genome shotgun sequence genome encodes:
- the LOC114189064 gene encoding cytochrome P450 714C2-like codes for the protein MQLEFDSQFFMSIVFLGFAGLLCYLYTFFVEKQKRLRSKLMKQGITGPPSTILLGNILELQKVRSSTSKSSSSSSQIPSPHNCAALLLPIFDKWRDQYGQVFMFSLGTTQILCVNHPDIVREVTVCTSLDLGKPAYQLKQLGPLVGQGILTSNGTKWVHQRKILAPELYMEKVKGMMNIVRESAVSVVNSWSTRIEAEGGVADIEIDEYMRNFSGNVISKACFGSNYAESEEIFLKFVALQELLSWKNIFRLIPGMSYLPTKANREIWRLEKEMKEMILQVVKERKETSFEKDLLQVVLENVKDSKLSKEAIDNFIVDNCKNIYLAGYETTAVSATWCMMLLASNQDWQDRVRAEVTEICMGEIPDFSMLGKMKQLGMVINEALRLYPPVTVVSREALKDMKFGNLDVPKGFNLWIMVVSLHTNPEIWGDDAYKFKPERFANGTTGCCKLPHVYMPFGVGPRVCLGQNLAIVELKMIIALILSKFTFSLSPRYVHSPIFRLLIEPEHGINILVKKL